A DNA window from Litorivicinus lipolyticus contains the following coding sequences:
- a CDS encoding carbohydrate ABC transporter permease has translation MSEHITSALIAIIIGVLGILAYFWISNAILDSLIGRSRRPNKEVLREQIRPWLFVGPALLFLFVYLVYPVFETLYLSFKNENSSEFVGFSNYLWLFNDPEFHVTLRNNLMWLLIVPTLSTVFGLVIAVLADRSRWGTVAKSVIFMPMAISFVGASVIWKFVYHYNGDVANQIGVLNALVVAFGGEAQFWLATPLWNNVLLMIILVWIQTGFAMVILGAALRGVPEETLEAAVIDGATEIQIFFKIIIPQIMATIIVVWTTIAILVLKVFDIVLAMTNGQWETQVLANLMYDWMFRGAGDFGRGSAIAIVLMLSVVPIMIWNIRRFKQEEMGR, from the coding sequence ATGTCAGAGCACATCACCTCGGCCCTCATCGCCATTATCATCGGCGTCCTCGGAATCCTGGCGTACTTTTGGATTTCGAACGCGATTTTAGACAGCTTAATTGGGCGCTCTCGCCGGCCCAACAAAGAGGTGTTGCGCGAGCAAATACGGCCCTGGCTTTTTGTAGGTCCAGCCCTACTGTTCCTATTCGTTTACCTGGTCTATCCGGTCTTCGAAACCCTGTACCTATCGTTCAAAAACGAAAACAGCTCCGAGTTCGTCGGATTTTCGAATTACCTGTGGCTATTTAACGACCCCGAATTTCACGTGACCTTGCGCAACAACCTGATGTGGTTGCTGATCGTGCCGACGCTGTCGACCGTATTTGGCTTGGTTATTGCCGTACTGGCGGACCGCTCCCGCTGGGGCACCGTCGCCAAGTCTGTGATCTTTATGCCCATGGCCATCAGCTTCGTCGGCGCCTCGGTCATTTGGAAATTCGTCTATCACTACAACGGCGACGTCGCCAACCAGATTGGCGTATTGAACGCACTGGTCGTGGCGTTCGGCGGCGAAGCCCAGTTTTGGCTCGCAACTCCGCTGTGGAACAACGTGCTGTTGATGATCATTTTGGTGTGGATCCAAACTGGATTCGCCATGGTCATCTTGGGCGCGGCGCTGCGCGGTGTCCCGGAAGAAACCCTGGAGGCTGCGGTCATTGACGGCGCCACCGAGATTCAAATTTTCTTCAAAATCATTATCCCGCAAATCATGGCCACCATCATTGTGGTCTGGACGACCATCGCGATCCTGGTGCTCAAGGTATTCGACATCGTTTTAGCCATGACCAACGGCCAATGGGAAACCCAAGTATTGGCCAATCTGATGTACGACTGGATGTTCCGTGGCGCCGGCGACTTTGGCCGAGGCAGCGCCATCGCCATTGTGCTGATGCTGTCGGTCGTGCCGATTATGATTTGGAATATTCGCCGCTTTAAGCAAGAGGAGATGGGTCGATGA
- the eda gene encoding bifunctional 4-hydroxy-2-oxoglutarate aldolase/2-dehydro-3-deoxy-phosphogluconate aldolase translates to MTPLALMQTAPVIPVLAFDNVEQAIEQSKALVAGGLPVLEITLRTASAIDCIKAVAAEVEGAIVGAGTVLNPNDLERVVEAGAQFAVSPGATDTLWRAAEQSPVPLLAGVASVSDIMRGMEFGHTEFKFFPAEINGGVAAIKAFGGPLKGVSFCPTGGVKPANLADYLALDNVVCVGGTWLTPKDADPMQIEFYASDAVKMARAAGWTG, encoded by the coding sequence ATGACACCCTTGGCCCTAATGCAAACTGCCCCCGTCATCCCCGTGCTCGCGTTCGACAACGTTGAGCAAGCCATCGAGCAGTCCAAAGCCTTGGTCGCCGGCGGCTTACCGGTGCTGGAAATCACCCTGCGAACGGCCAGCGCGATTGACTGCATCAAGGCCGTCGCCGCTGAAGTCGAGGGTGCCATTGTCGGCGCCGGCACGGTATTGAATCCGAACGACTTGGAACGCGTGGTCGAAGCCGGCGCCCAGTTCGCGGTCAGCCCCGGTGCCACCGACACACTATGGCGTGCCGCCGAGCAAAGCCCGGTTCCTTTGTTGGCGGGCGTCGCCAGCGTCAGCGATATCATGCGCGGCATGGAGTTTGGCCACACCGAGTTCAAATTCTTCCCGGCTGAAATCAATGGTGGCGTCGCCGCGATCAAAGCCTTTGGCGGCCCACTCAAGGGCGTTTCGTTCTGCCCCACTGGCGGCGTTAAACCAGCCAACCTGGCGGACTACCTGGCTCTGGACAACGTCGTCTGTGTTGGCGGTACCTGGCTGACGCCGAAAGACGCGGACCCCATGCAAATCGAGTTTTACGCCAGCGACGCCGTGAAAATGGCCCGTGCCGCAGGTTGGACTGGCTAA
- a CDS encoding carbohydrate ABC transporter permease has translation MSKPADRPLARIAASAGLLALVILWIVPTLGLLISSVRDKDALAESGWWTALSASNQTVFERTANPDQQVKTDQGWVLSGRLEIAATGYNIIAFGGSQRTPDEGAPGATVTLRNGTTLSIDGDGYYRFVSPDEPFTGSRGKRMFFSYEKPASFTLENYKEVLTEGRLGQAFINTLTVTIPATIIPVLMAAFAAYAFSWMPFKGRDWLFACVIGLLVVPLQTSLVPLLRLYSDIGNALGIEAKGYAGVWMAHTGFGLPLAIYLMRNYMKSLPKDLIECARVDGASHFHVFTKIVLPLSVPALASFTIFQFLWVWNDLLVALVFLGQAEDQIVLTAQLRALLGTRGSNWEVLTSGAFITIILPLIVFFSLQRFFVRGLVAGSVK, from the coding sequence ATGAGCAAGCCCGCAGATCGACCATTGGCGCGCATTGCCGCGTCCGCCGGACTGTTGGCACTGGTTATTTTATGGATCGTGCCGACGCTTGGGCTGTTAATCAGCTCGGTGCGCGACAAAGACGCCCTGGCCGAAAGTGGCTGGTGGACGGCCTTATCGGCCTCCAATCAAACCGTGTTTGAGCGCACCGCAAACCCGGATCAGCAAGTCAAAACCGACCAAGGCTGGGTCTTAAGTGGTCGCCTCGAAATTGCCGCCACTGGCTATAACATTATCGCCTTTGGCGGCAGCCAGCGCACCCCGGATGAAGGCGCGCCGGGGGCCACGGTGACGCTGCGTAATGGCACTACCCTAAGCATCGATGGTGACGGTTATTACCGCTTTGTGTCGCCGGACGAACCCTTCACCGGGTCGCGCGGCAAGCGGATGTTTTTCAGCTACGAAAAGCCCGCCAGCTTCACCCTCGAGAACTACAAAGAGGTGCTGACCGAGGGGCGCCTTGGCCAGGCGTTTATCAACACCCTAACCGTGACCATCCCGGCCACCATCATCCCTGTATTGATGGCCGCATTCGCCGCCTACGCCTTTAGCTGGATGCCGTTCAAGGGCCGCGACTGGTTGTTTGCCTGCGTGATTGGGCTGCTGGTGGTTCCGCTGCAGACCTCGTTGGTGCCACTGCTGCGTCTATACAGTGACATCGGCAACGCGCTCGGTATCGAGGCCAAGGGTTATGCCGGGGTGTGGATGGCACACACCGGGTTTGGCCTGCCGTTGGCCATCTATTTGATGCGCAACTACATGAAGTCGCTGCCCAAAGACTTGATCGAATGTGCCCGGGTGGACGGCGCCTCGCACTTCCATGTGTTCACCAAGATCGTGTTGCCGCTGTCGGTACCGGCGCTGGCCAGCTTCACGATTTTCCAGTTCCTCTGGGTCTGGAACGATTTGCTGGTAGCGCTGGTGTTCTTGGGGCAGGCCGAGGATCAAATCGTATTGACCGCGCAACTACGCGCGCTCTTAGGCACCCGCGGATCGAACTGGGAGGTGCTAACGTCGGGCGCCTTCATCACGATTATTTTGCCGCTGATTGTGTTCTTTAGCCTGCAGCGATTCTTCGTTCGAGGCTTGGTCGCCGGCTCCGTCAAATAG
- a CDS encoding response regulator, translating to MTTKIIVADDHPLFRAALTGALAFLDDAEIIEAASMGEVQTRLAEHNDADLVLLDLNMPGANGFSGLAFLRGQMPELPVVVVSGAEDGSTINKCMDLGASGFIPKSAPLSVLSTAIGQVLDGGEYLPEGVDLNAESFSDEEARLAAAISSLTPQQFRVMSMLTQGLLNKQIAYDLDVSEATIKAHVTAILRKLGVNSRTQAVIVCQRLDLAEFETPS from the coding sequence ATGACGACGAAAATTATTGTGGCGGACGACCATCCGTTGTTCCGTGCGGCATTGACCGGCGCTTTGGCATTTTTGGACGACGCTGAAATCATCGAAGCGGCCAGCATGGGCGAGGTTCAAACGCGCTTGGCCGAGCACAATGACGCGGATCTGGTGCTGTTGGATTTGAATATGCCGGGGGCAAACGGGTTTTCAGGGCTGGCGTTTTTGCGTGGGCAAATGCCGGAATTGCCTGTGGTCGTGGTTAGTGGTGCCGAAGACGGCAGCACGATCAACAAGTGTATGGATTTAGGCGCCAGCGGTTTTATCCCCAAAAGCGCACCACTCAGCGTATTGTCAACGGCAATTGGCCAAGTTTTGGACGGTGGCGAATACCTGCCCGAAGGGGTCGATCTGAATGCTGAATCCTTCAGTGATGAAGAAGCCCGCTTGGCGGCTGCGATCAGTTCGTTGACGCCGCAGCAGTTCCGGGTCATGTCGATGTTGACGCAGGGTTTGTTGAACAAGCAAATCGCGTATGACTTGGACGTCAGCGAGGCGACGATTAAGGCTCACGTCACCGCGATCTTGCGCAAATTGGGTGTCAACTCGCGGACTCAGGCGGTGATCGTTTGTCAGCGCCTGGATTTGGCCGAGTTCGAAACCCCGAGCTAG
- a CDS encoding SCO family protein produces the protein MKPWKVAALSALVLMLLMTWPFVRAIISPPTAAVESQLGGDFELVRQDGETVALSALAREGGWLTFMHSDCGVACEDELAHLSAQTPLPIIVVSTNPEVDSPERLAQWLGSRAQIIGLTGSGQAVARVAARYRLPISGTDETLEYPLRWYQLGAAGSLIKLWPAGVVLD, from the coding sequence ATGAAGCCCTGGAAAGTCGCCGCGCTGTCGGCATTGGTGTTAATGCTGTTGATGACCTGGCCGTTTGTGCGCGCGATTATTTCGCCACCGACGGCGGCGGTTGAGTCCCAACTCGGCGGCGATTTTGAACTGGTCCGCCAGGACGGTGAAACGGTGGCCTTGTCGGCGCTAGCGCGAGAGGGCGGCTGGCTGACATTTATGCACAGCGACTGCGGCGTGGCGTGCGAGGACGAACTGGCACACCTAAGCGCGCAGACTCCGTTGCCGATCATTGTGGTCAGCACCAACCCCGAGGTCGACTCGCCTGAACGCTTGGCACAATGGCTGGGTAGTCGCGCTCAAATCATCGGTCTGACGGGCTCCGGCCAAGCGGTGGCAAGGGTGGCGGCGCGTTACCGGTTGCCGATCAGTGGCACCGACGAGACCCTGGAGTATCCGCTGCGCTGGTACCAATTGGGGGCCGCCGGCTCGCTGATCAAGTTATGGCCAGCGGGCGTGGTACTCGACTAA
- the acs gene encoding acetate--CoA ligase has translation MSDHKVYPVSAEWAASAWADEAKYNEMYAESVNNPDKFWGEQARATIDWIKPFHQVKNTSFEPGNVSIKWFEDGTLNVAANCLDRHLATRGDQTAIIWEGDDPSSDEHISYRDLYERVGKFANALKAQGVKKGDVATLYMPMIPEAAVAMLACARIGAVHSIVFGGFSPDALGVRVEESGSSIIITSDEGRRGGRRVPLKKNVDAAIAGMDNPASVKSVVVVKCTGGDVAWDTDRDHWYHELVAGQSVDCPAEEMGAEDPLFILYTSGSTGKPKGLEHTTGGYIVYAAMTHKYVFDYKDGDVYWCTADVGWVTGHSYIVYGPLANGGTTVMFEGVPTYPDASRFGRVIEKHKVNQFYTAPTAIRALMQKGDDVLGDSDLSSLKLLGSVGEPINPEAWNWYNDIMGKGECPVVDTWWQTETGGIMIVPLPGATAAKPGSASRPFFGVQPALVDNEGNLIEGSGDGNLVILDGWPAIARSCWGDPARYEETYFSTFKGMYFTGDGARRDDDGYYWITGRVDDVINVSGHRMGTAEVESSLVAHAAVAEAAVVGYPHAIKGQGIYVYVTLQAGVEATDELRKALVGHVRTDIGPIASPDLIQWAPGLPKTRSGKIMRRILRKIAANEHDQLGDTSTLADPAVVDDLVANRMNR, from the coding sequence ATGAGCGATCATAAGGTTTACCCGGTTTCGGCCGAATGGGCCGCCTCTGCCTGGGCTGATGAAGCCAAGTACAACGAAATGTATGCCGAGTCGGTTAATAACCCGGACAAGTTTTGGGGTGAGCAGGCGCGTGCCACCATTGACTGGATCAAGCCTTTTCATCAGGTCAAAAACACCTCATTTGAACCCGGCAACGTCAGCATCAAGTGGTTTGAAGACGGCACGCTTAACGTAGCGGCCAACTGCCTGGACCGTCATTTGGCGACCCGGGGCGATCAAACGGCGATTATTTGGGAAGGCGACGACCCCAGCAGCGACGAACATATCAGCTACCGCGACCTGTACGAACGCGTCGGCAAGTTTGCCAATGCCTTGAAAGCTCAGGGCGTTAAAAAAGGCGATGTCGCCACGCTGTACATGCCGATGATCCCCGAAGCGGCGGTGGCAATGTTGGCGTGCGCGCGCATTGGTGCGGTCCACTCGATCGTCTTTGGCGGCTTCAGCCCGGACGCCTTGGGCGTGCGTGTCGAAGAATCCGGCTCCAGCATCATCATCACCTCGGACGAGGGTCGCCGTGGCGGCCGTCGCGTACCGCTGAAAAAGAACGTCGACGCGGCGATTGCCGGTATGGACAATCCGGCGTCGGTTAAAAGCGTGGTCGTGGTTAAGTGCACCGGCGGCGACGTCGCATGGGACACCGACCGTGATCATTGGTACCACGAATTGGTCGCCGGTCAGTCGGTCGATTGCCCCGCCGAAGAAATGGGCGCCGAGGACCCGCTGTTCATCCTGTACACCTCGGGTTCGACCGGCAAGCCCAAGGGCTTGGAACACACCACAGGCGGCTACATTGTTTACGCCGCGATGACGCACAAGTACGTGTTTGATTACAAAGACGGCGATGTTTATTGGTGCACCGCGGACGTCGGTTGGGTCACTGGCCACAGCTACATCGTCTACGGCCCGCTGGCCAATGGCGGCACCACCGTGATGTTCGAAGGCGTGCCGACCTACCCCGATGCCAGCCGTTTTGGCCGCGTCATCGAAAAGCACAAGGTCAACCAGTTCTACACCGCGCCGACCGCGATTCGTGCGTTGATGCAAAAAGGCGACGACGTCTTAGGTGACTCGGACTTGTCGAGCCTGAAGCTGCTCGGCAGCGTTGGCGAGCCGATCAACCCGGAAGCCTGGAACTGGTACAACGACATCATGGGCAAAGGCGAGTGCCCCGTTGTCGACACCTGGTGGCAGACCGAAACGGGCGGCATCATGATTGTTCCGCTGCCCGGCGCGACCGCTGCTAAGCCCGGCAGCGCCAGTCGCCCGTTCTTTGGCGTACAGCCCGCACTGGTGGACAACGAAGGCAACCTGATCGAGGGCTCCGGTGACGGCAACCTGGTCATCTTGGATGGGTGGCCAGCCATTGCCCGCAGCTGCTGGGGCGATCCGGCGCGCTACGAGGAAACCTACTTCAGCACCTTTAAAGGCATGTACTTCACCGGTGACGGTGCACGCCGTGACGATGATGGTTACTACTGGATCACGGGCCGCGTCGATGACGTGATTAACGTGTCCGGTCACCGCATGGGGACCGCCGAAGTGGAATCGAGCTTGGTTGCCCATGCGGCGGTGGCGGAGGCCGCGGTTGTCGGTTACCCGCACGCCATCAAAGGCCAAGGCATCTATGTTTATGTGACGCTGCAAGCGGGCGTTGAGGCGACTGACGAGCTGCGTAAAGCCTTGGTTGGGCACGTACGTACCGACATCGGGCCGATCGCATCACCGGACTTGATCCAGTGGGCGCCGGGATTGCCGAAAACGCGCTCAGGCAAGATCATGCGGCGGATTCTGCGTAAAATTGCAGCGAACGAGCACGACCAGTTAGGTGACACATCGACACTGGCCGATCCGGCTGTGGTGGATGATCTAGTAGCGAACCGTATGAACCGATAA
- a CDS encoding GH1 family beta-glucosidase, protein MIDQKLSATSALRDPGFEFGVATSSFQIEGATRVDGRRDSIWDSFCRQPGRILDASNGDIACDHYHRFESDLDLIRELGFQHYRLSLAWPRLIDRNGRLNTRGADFYRRLLEACHARDITPNVTLYHWDLPSDLSGGWLNRDTAFRFADYAAIAVRALGDVMPRIATLNEPWCSSILSYDIGAHAPGHEDRAEALTAAHHLMLASGLGLQAMRAERADNSLGLVLNLESLVAVSEDDQPARDLAHAERNRFWLDRLAGREPAPELMAQGRVPEQSGDAAIMATALDWLGINYYTQSQVSRADNRRGYDTATRAGVEKTHIGWDIAADGLTELLVEFDRDYDLPPVYITENGAACDDVMGVDGVNDDQRIRYFRDHLAAVNTAIEAGVDIRGYYAWSLMDNFEWAFGYTQRFGLVYVDYSTQVRTPKSSALQWQQFLGER, encoded by the coding sequence ATGATTGATCAAAAATTATCCGCAACCAGCGCGTTGCGTGATCCAGGCTTCGAGTTTGGTGTCGCGACCTCGTCTTTTCAGATTGAAGGGGCGACCCGGGTTGATGGCCGCCGCGACAGTATTTGGGACAGTTTCTGCCGCCAGCCCGGTCGAATTCTGGATGCCAGCAATGGCGATATTGCCTGCGATCACTACCACCGCTTCGAATCGGATCTGGATTTGATCCGCGAGCTAGGCTTTCAGCACTACCGGCTGTCGTTGGCCTGGCCGCGTCTGATTGATCGCAATGGACGCTTAAACACCCGAGGCGCGGATTTTTATCGGCGCCTGCTGGAAGCCTGTCATGCTCGCGATATCACGCCAAACGTGACGCTGTATCACTGGGACTTGCCCTCGGATTTGAGCGGTGGCTGGCTCAACCGTGACACTGCGTTTCGGTTCGCCGATTACGCCGCGATCGCCGTGCGCGCGCTGGGCGACGTCATGCCGCGCATTGCGACCCTGAACGAGCCCTGGTGCTCGAGCATTCTGAGTTATGACATCGGCGCTCATGCCCCGGGCCATGAAGACCGCGCCGAGGCGCTGACCGCCGCCCATCACCTGATGTTGGCCAGTGGCCTGGGACTTCAGGCGATGCGCGCGGAACGCGCCGACAATAGTTTGGGCTTGGTCCTGAACCTTGAGTCGCTGGTCGCCGTCAGTGAGGACGACCAGCCGGCCCGGGACCTGGCGCATGCCGAGCGCAATCGGTTTTGGCTGGATCGATTGGCGGGGCGTGAACCGGCCCCTGAGCTGATGGCCCAGGGCCGCGTTCCGGAGCAGTCCGGCGACGCGGCGATTATGGCCACGGCACTGGACTGGCTGGGCATTAATTATTACACCCAAAGTCAGGTCAGCCGCGCCGATAACCGCCGCGGTTACGACACGGCGACTCGGGCCGGCGTTGAGAAGACCCACATTGGGTGGGACATAGCGGCCGATGGGCTGACTGAATTGCTAGTTGAGTTTGACCGTGATTACGACTTGCCGCCGGTCTACATCACCGAAAACGGCGCGGCCTGCGATGACGTCATGGGTGTCGACGGCGTCAATGATGACCAGCGCATTCGCTATTTCCGCGATCACTTGGCCGCCGTTAACACGGCGATCGAGGCGGGTGTCGACATCCGCGGCTATTACGCCTGGTCGTTGATGGACAACTTCGAGTGGGCATTTGGCTACACCCAGCGCTTTGGGCTGGTGTACGTCGATTATTCAACCCAAGTGCGCACGCCAAAATCCTCTGCGCTGCAGTGGCAACAGTTTTTGGGCGAGCGCTAG
- a CDS encoding ABC transporter ATP-binding protein translates to MASVTLKKINKVYEGKQAFHALHDVDLDIKDGEFVVFVGPSGCGKSTLLRVIAGLEDISGGDLLIADERVNDKTPKERGIGMVFQSYALYPHMSVRENMEFGLKLAKHDKADIDKRVMEAARGLQLDTLLDRKPKELSGGQRQRVAIGRAIVREPQVFLFDEPLSNLDAALRVKMRIQIAQLHSELKNTMIYVTHDQVEAMTLANKIVVLSAGRIEQVGAPLHLYHHPANKFVAGFIGSPKMNFLSVACTGTDNGVQIEFEGHGASVTRQASPDLKGQTLSLGVRPEHLTLDGSGDFFIESKVMVVEHLGDQAMLYMEREGEDGPLVVVVDGENAPARGDTVTVGVPNDRIHLFDANDQALPALQAIAGAA, encoded by the coding sequence ATGGCATCCGTCACGCTCAAAAAAATCAATAAAGTCTACGAGGGCAAGCAAGCCTTCCACGCCCTTCACGACGTTGACCTAGACATCAAAGACGGCGAATTCGTCGTCTTTGTCGGCCCATCCGGGTGCGGCAAATCAACCCTGTTGCGCGTTATTGCCGGTCTTGAAGACATTAGCGGTGGCGATCTGCTGATCGCCGACGAACGCGTCAACGACAAAACACCGAAAGAACGCGGCATCGGCATGGTCTTTCAAAGCTACGCCCTGTACCCGCACATGAGTGTGCGTGAAAACATGGAATTTGGCTTAAAACTGGCCAAGCACGACAAAGCCGACATCGACAAGCGCGTGATGGAGGCCGCCCGCGGCCTGCAACTGGACACCTTGCTGGACCGCAAACCCAAGGAACTGTCCGGCGGCCAGCGCCAGCGTGTCGCCATTGGACGCGCCATCGTGCGCGAGCCGCAGGTATTTTTGTTTGACGAACCCTTGTCGAACCTGGACGCAGCGCTGCGCGTCAAAATGCGCATCCAAATTGCCCAGCTCCACAGCGAGCTGAAAAACACCATGATTTACGTGACCCACGACCAGGTCGAAGCGATGACCCTGGCCAACAAAATTGTCGTACTCAGCGCCGGCCGCATTGAACAGGTCGGCGCCCCGCTGCACCTCTATCACCATCCGGCCAACAAGTTCGTCGCCGGCTTCATTGGCAGCCCGAAAATGAACTTTTTGAGCGTGGCCTGCACGGGTACCGACAACGGTGTCCAAATTGAGTTTGAAGGCCATGGCGCCAGCGTAACGCGCCAAGCAAGCCCGGACTTGAAAGGGCAAACGCTGTCGTTGGGGGTGCGCCCGGAACACCTGACGCTGGACGGCAGCGGTGACTTCTTTATCGAATCCAAGGTGATGGTGGTTGAACACCTCGGCGACCAAGCCATGCTGTATATGGAGCGCGAGGGCGAAGATGGCCCGCTGGTGGTGGTGGTCGACGGCGAAAATGCACCCGCACGTGGCGACACCGTTACCGTCGGCGTCCCCAACGATCGCATCCACCTGTTTGATGCCAATGACCAAGCGCTGCCGGCCCTGCAAGCCATCGCCGGCGCCGCCTGA
- a CDS encoding ABC transporter substrate-binding protein — MSTRTSLAVAISAALVSSAAVAGGHLPFSKDDTRFSWDSLSKFESMDLSGQEIRFDGPWISGDEANLKNVLAYFEQATGAKVQYNGSNDFEQLVLVDMKAGNSPNLAAWPQPGTVSELAAQGELVALKDSVKNTVVGDYAAGQSWADLGTYAGANGEAAMYGLAYNVNLKSLVWYVPENFEEAGYDIPQSMEELIALTDQIVDDGGTPWCIGMESGGATGWVATDWIEDIMLRTQPKSVYDQWVSNDIPFTDPRIVNAIETFGFFALNDDYVDGSASSLASVFFGDSPKGLFESPAKCYMHRQASFIPAFFPEEYQGDAVGTDVDFFYFPAYEGKDLGKPVLGGGTLVTMMNESEASHVLMDYLTSPIAHEIWMAGEGFLTPHSKANLAAYSSDVLRKQGEIFLNATTFGFDASDMMPGAIGAGAFWTGMVDYTNGKSAEDVAAEIQASWDAIK; from the coding sequence ATGTCTACACGCACCTCCCTCGCGGTTGCTATCAGCGCCGCCCTCGTCAGCAGCGCCGCTGTTGCCGGTGGCCACCTACCGTTCTCGAAAGACGACACCCGTTTTTCGTGGGACAGCCTTAGCAAATTTGAATCAATGGACCTGAGCGGCCAAGAGATTCGTTTCGATGGCCCGTGGATTTCTGGCGACGAAGCCAACCTGAAAAACGTGTTGGCGTATTTCGAGCAAGCGACCGGCGCCAAGGTCCAATACAACGGTTCAAACGACTTCGAACAGCTGGTGCTGGTCGACATGAAAGCCGGCAACAGCCCGAACCTGGCCGCATGGCCCCAGCCCGGCACGGTTTCTGAATTGGCCGCCCAAGGCGAGTTGGTCGCACTCAAAGACAGCGTCAAAAACACCGTCGTCGGTGACTACGCAGCGGGCCAAAGCTGGGCCGATCTGGGCACCTATGCCGGCGCCAACGGCGAGGCTGCGATGTACGGTTTGGCCTACAACGTCAACCTGAAATCTTTGGTTTGGTATGTACCCGAAAACTTCGAAGAAGCCGGCTACGACATCCCCCAGAGCATGGAAGAGCTGATTGCGCTGACCGATCAGATCGTTGACGACGGCGGCACGCCCTGGTGTATCGGCATGGAATCCGGCGGCGCCACCGGTTGGGTTGCGACCGATTGGATCGAAGACATCATGCTGCGCACCCAGCCCAAAAGCGTTTATGACCAGTGGGTCTCGAACGACATTCCGTTCACCGACCCGCGCATCGTGAACGCCATCGAAACCTTTGGTTTCTTTGCCCTCAACGACGACTACGTCGACGGCAGCGCTTCATCACTGGCTTCGGTCTTCTTTGGCGACAGCCCCAAGGGCCTGTTTGAATCACCGGCCAAGTGCTACATGCACCGCCAGGCGTCATTCATCCCCGCCTTCTTCCCCGAAGAATACCAGGGTGACGCCGTTGGCACGGACGTAGACTTCTTCTACTTCCCGGCCTACGAAGGCAAAGACCTGGGCAAGCCCGTACTGGGCGGCGGTACCTTGGTCACCATGATGAACGAGTCGGAGGCCAGCCACGTGCTGATGGACTACCTGACCTCGCCCATCGCGCACGAAATTTGGATGGCCGGCGAAGGCTTCTTGACGCCCCACTCCAAAGCTAACCTGGCGGCTTACTCGTCGGACGTGCTGCGCAAGCAAGGTGAGATCTTCCTGAACGCTACGACATTTGGTTTCGACGCATCGGACATGATGCCCGGCGCCATCGGTGCCGGCGCGTTTTGGACCGGTATGGTTGACTACACCAACGGCAAAAGTGCCGAAGATGTCGCCGCCGAGATCCAAGCCTCGTGGGACGCCATCAAGTAA
- the hexR gene encoding transcriptional regulator HexR: MGKARIEVYFRTIVRERSVLDRIQQQKDGLNRSEKKVAEVILQDPQAAIRSSIAALAKLAGVSEPTVNRFCRSFDAKGFPDFKLALAQSLASGTPYVSQVVDPDDSASEYSDKIFAASSAALEKARRQLAPSDVEKAVDMLIQARQILFFGMGASAAVAQDAQHKFFRFNIPVLAYSDSLMQRMHSAALHTGDVVVAISHTGRTRGIVSAAKIAREAGAHVLALTLDGSPLSKVASLTLSVEPPENTDIYLPMVSRLVQLTLLDVLATGVILKRGPDFAEHLLKVKNAIRDTRLSDIE, from the coding sequence ATGGGTAAGGCCCGGATTGAGGTATATTTCCGAACAATTGTTAGGGAGAGGTCAGTGCTCGATCGCATTCAGCAACAAAAAGACGGACTTAATCGGTCCGAGAAGAAAGTCGCCGAGGTCATACTGCAAGACCCGCAGGCCGCTATCCGCAGCTCGATCGCCGCGTTAGCCAAGCTGGCAGGCGTTAGTGAGCCAACGGTCAATCGTTTTTGCCGCAGTTTCGATGCCAAGGGCTTCCCCGATTTTAAGCTGGCGTTGGCGCAAAGCCTTGCCAGTGGGACACCCTATGTCAGCCAAGTGGTCGATCCGGACGACTCGGCGTCGGAATATTCCGACAAAATCTTTGCCGCCAGCTCCGCTGCGCTTGAAAAGGCACGCCGTCAGTTAGCACCGTCGGACGTCGAAAAAGCGGTTGATATGCTGATTCAAGCACGCCAGATTTTGTTTTTCGGCATGGGCGCCAGCGCCGCGGTCGCCCAGGATGCCCAGCACAAGTTCTTTCGCTTCAACATTCCGGTGCTGGCGTACTCGGACAGTTTGATGCAGCGCATGCACAGTGCGGCCTTGCACACCGGTGATGTGGTCGTGGCTATTTCCCACACCGGGCGCACCCGGGGCATTGTCAGTGCCGCCAAGATTGCCCGCGAGGCCGGTGCCCATGTGTTGGCGTTGACGTTGGACGGATCACCACTGTCCAAGGTCGCCAGTTTGACGCTGTCGGTGGAGCCGCCCGAGAACACCGACATTTACCTGCCGATGGTGTCGCGCCTGGTCCAGCTAACCTTGTTGGACGTGTTGGCGACGGGGGTCATTTTGAAACGCGGCCCTGACTTTGCCGAGCACCTGTTAAAAGTTAAAAATGCGATCCGCGATACCCGTTTAAGCGACATTGAATGA